A segment of the Salvelinus sp. IW2-2015 linkage group LG23, ASM291031v2, whole genome shotgun sequence genome:
aaatgaaaatgtatacaATGGATTATTTTTTtcacatatactgtatttgtACAGTACCTTCAATTTAGAAATGCTACCATAGAGCAATGTCCAATACATCTAATTTTAAAacaggtatttttatttttacatacaaCAGCCAATCTCTTCAGTCTTATACAAAATCCATAAACCAATCTTATACAGTTGGTGGCACAGAATGGTTAGTAAGTTAAacattgttttactgtaatataaTGCATTGATAACATGTTTTAATATGGATTATGTATTTTAACGGTGTAAGAGGCATGGCAGCTTCAGAGATCTCCTTAGATGCACTCCAGCCTGTGCCGTGTCCATGGACATCCTAGCGTAGGAGCAGCCCCAGGGAAGTGTCCACCTCCTCCAATACCGTAGTGTTCAGAGTTGCAGCCAGTTGGTTTAATCCCAGAGCAGATGGCCATGTCTGCTCGTTCGTTATTGATCGCTCTGAATGTGATGACGCCAGGCTTAAACTAATTTCTTGGCTtggtgtctctggtgtgtgtctctgtggttgtAGATAAGAATGGCTGGTCCTCTGCTGCAAGACCCCACATTGTATCTCACCGGGGAACACTTGAAGAGTTGGTTTCCCCTTTGAAGGGTGAGGAAGTGTCTCTGTGTGGTAGAGCAGGATGGAGACCAGGTTCCAGTGTTCTGTAGAAGTTGTTaggtgttaagttcatgttttaagtatccctatatttctgttattacggggctatcactcagtcaagagtgcgcatgcgcaggaaGTCTGGTCGTTGATGGACCtggccttgagtgtaatggctacttgtagtgtgttcatatagtatagtaaactttgttaaactggaaccttgtcgttgtgtcatttcgagttaacattggtagcagaggatggctTCTAACTACAACGTGCCACCTCGSTTCGACGAGAAGAGGTCGTACGAAAGTTGGAAAAATGAACTGGGAATCTGGATACGCGTTACTAATCTGGACGCGAAAAAGCAAGCACTTGCGGTNNNNNNNNNNNNNNNNNNNNNNNNNNNNNNNNNNNNNNNNNNNNNNNNNNNNNNNNNNNNNNNNNNNNNNNNNNNNNNNNNNNNNNNNNNNNNNNNNNNNNNNNNNNNNNNNNNNNNNNNNNNNNNNNNNNNNNNNNNNNNNNNNNNNNNNNNNNNNNNNNNNNNNNNNNNNNNNNNNNNNNNNNNNNNNNNNNNNNNNNNNNNNNNNNNNNNNNNNNNNNNNNNNNNNNNNNNNNNNNNNNNNNNNNNNNNNNNNNNNNNNNNNNNNNNNNNNNNNNNNNNNNNNNNNNNNNNNNNNNNNNNNNNNNNNNNNNNNNNNNNNNNNNNNNNNNNNNNNNNNNNNNNNNNNNNNNNNNNNNNNNNNNNNNNNNNNNNNNNNNNNNNNNNNNNNNNNNNNNNNNNNNNNNNNNNNNNNNNNNNNNNNNNNNNNNNNNNNNNNNNNNNNNNNNNNNNNNNNNNNNNNNNNNNNNNNNNNNNNNNNNNNNNNNNNNNNNNNNNNNNNNNNNNNNNNNNNNNNNNNNNNNNNNNNNNNNNNNNNNNNNNNNNNNNNNNNNNNNNNNNNNNNNNNNNNNNNNNNNNNNNNNNNNNNNNNNNNGGTATTATCGTGAGGGATAAGATGCGAGGAGACTACAGCACTGGGAAATATCCGTTGAGGATTTGACAAGGAATGACGGTATGGGGAACTTGATCACAGCACTGATTCTGTATTCTtcttaaagaagagaaagaccCGTGCCTACGAGGCATATTCAAAACTTTGAACAGTGTTAACGAGAGATATTCTCGGTTGATGGCGGACTACATCATTGATTTCGAAAGAGGTACAGAATGCGGCAAGTACGACATGGTTCTCCAGAATGCAGTGTTAGGGTTCAAGTTGCTAGCACTGCTTGTCTAGATGGTAGGGAGGAAACAGTTTGGCGTTGACTGCTTGTACTGTCTGCTTTGCATTATGAGTCGGCAACAAAAAGAATATTTGGTGAAAAGAACGTCTGTTCGCGGCCCAATACAGATGGAATGGCAAGTGAGTGACGCAGCATATTACAACGAGCAGCACAGAAAAGGCACACAAGTCACGTTCGTCAAGACAACAGAAGAGGGCGCCAATTTTTCCGGCCCTCATCCAAATCCACTGGACATCATATAGAGAATAGGAAATCGATTATAATTGAGCATTATGTCACTATAGCACTTACCCATTGGCGTAAAAGACGGTCCTGAACAAGTAAAACTCCAACAGAGGAAAATGTATAACACAGAGGATAGAGCAGATGTAAACATTACGACTGTTTTCAAATGTGAATCTGCTTCTGATACTGGAGAATTTTATAGTTGAATCCTTAGGATCTGCTGTGATGATATTCCATGTACACAGACAGTGTGTGGTGGCAAACTGGCCTTGATAGCTATGTAGTGACTAAATAtgaaagaaatacagaaatatgattGACACGACCAAGCAACAGAGCTTTCAAATTGGAGACGGGAGAATTGGTCACTTCCTAACCAAGGAGTTAAGATACCACAAAAATTGTCAGACTAAGTGTCACATTGAAACAGAGTGGTCCCTACAGATATCCCTTACTATTAAGCAAGCTTCCCTCAAGAAGGCAGAGGCTGTACTAGACATAAAAATGACAAGGCAGTGATGTTTAAACAACCAGTGACTCTTGAACTTACTACCTTCAGGCCactattgtgtaaacattttagacaaagacatcacacagagtccatgcaaaaaTGAGAATTCTGACTGACACAGAGCACATGAAGATTCTGACAGTCACAGAGAACATGAGcactaaagaaaaacacaaagtatTGTTAAGCTTTACAAACAGTTTGACATGATACAGTTAACAGACTTCAGAAGTTACTCAGTATCAGGGAATAATGATTGATGAGAAGTTAACGAAACTGGAAACAAAGTGTACTACAACGAGTTGACTGTCAGAGTGGAAAGGACCGGGAGTAGTCATTTGGTCAAGATggtgtggtgatatttgtgaggcaCGGAGGCATGATTTGTCAGGGTGCCATCACTCAAGATTGCGGAAAGTCAAATGATCAACAAGATAGAGGGGCTGTTGCTGAGAATCAGTCTCCTAATGAAAAATGACAAAAAggacacagtaacagacacaaacctaccagatgtcGCATCCAATGATATGGACACCGAAACTGACCAGGAAATGGAGCAGAGACCTTCAACATGCCACAGGTAATACTGTTGAGCGTTCAAATGAGGAAAACATTCAACAGCCACGTGTTAAGAGAACATGGTTGTTCCAATCTGAAAACTGGACAAACTGTTAAATACACggacagagaaagtggtattCCACATACAGCAACCGTCATTGGAAAGcaggaaaagcaaaacacaagaactggtacaacttgcagtactctgaaccagctacactttctggtacaacagggtcagctgacctgccacttgtagataatatcagaattgaaccaatggaaaatcggaaaaaacagaatgacattcaaaatgatgATGTACTTGAAACAAAGGACGTGTCATTTGACTCAGCTAAGCTAGATGAGCTCAGTAATTGGAGATGTGATTCCACACCTCAAAGCTGTTTTCTAGGTTGGCCGTGAGGAGCATGATCATTTTTGTTATGTTGGCATAGAGTTTATTACAGTTGATGGAAAAATACTGATGCAACAGGAGAGCTATATCAAGAATCTTCAACCCATCCACATGGATTCTTCAAGAGCCGTACAAAGGAATTCCCCTCTGTGGAATTGAAGCTGGTCAATTGAGGTCAAAGATGGGACAAATTTTATGGGCTGCGAGACAGAGTAGACCTGGGTTGATGGTTGCAACTTGGCATCTAACACAACACGCCACTGTACAAACCATTCATGAGGCAAACAAAGTTGTTCGTAAACTGAAATCACAACAAGTGACTTTAAAGTTTCAGCATGTTGGAAAAGATGACTCTTTGAAACTAGTTGTCTTCAGTGATGCTTCGCTAGGTTAACACTGGTGGGACAAAACGGCACTTCCTACCTGTAGTTTGTGTCACTGACAACTACTCATTAGTTGATGCTgtgaagtcaaccaagtctgtcacagagaaaagactttgagattagcagcatcaaggaacttattcaagcacaGAGAATCCAGCGGATTCTGTGGTCGACCACAAAGGAACAGCTTGATGACTGTCTGACTAAAAAGGGAGCATCCGGTCTTGTGCTCCTACAGGCTCTCGCTCCTACAGGCTCTCAGTAATGGAAAGTGGCAGCttgagtaatacaaataaaaactgtcacACAACCCATTTGTAATGACAATCTTGAATAATACTTGGacatttattaattaattatgttgatgttttttttgtcttKAAAGAAAAGGGGGagattgttaagttcatgttttaagtatccctatatttctgttattacggggctatcactcagtcaagagtgcgcagGAAGTCTGGTCGTTGATGGACCtggccttgagtgtaatggctacttgtagtgtgttcatatagtatagtaaactttgttaaactggaaccttgtcgttgtgtcatttcgagttRACATTAGGGACCTGCTTCACTGACATGTCCTCAACCATGGTGTCATAATATCCAGGGCTCTTGGAAGTTGTTGGTGCTTGCGCCCTCTGGTGTTCCAAAAGTGGCCCAGTTCCCCTCTCCGTCTGGGcggtttgtttttattttatttaacaaacttttatttaactaagaaAGTCCtttaacattcttatttacaatgatggcctacccctgccaaaccctagGGTTGCTGCCCTGCTGGCTGGACCAGCGGTTGCCTACCTCGCACTTCCCGTAAATGTTGTTCTCGTGCACGCTTGCCACAAGTGTCCAGCTGCCAGTGGTGGTCATATCACTGAAGGTCTGGTACATGATCCCACTTGCTGTGGTTAGGTAATACAGCCCATCTTCATGTTGGTCATATCGGTCCCTTATTTGTTTGCAGCTTCTGGCAACGGCTTCTGTTTCAAAGCCTCTCCAGACTATTAAAGTCAGTTCTGGCCACTGCATGCCTGCCCTCCTGTACTGCATGTGCAAGTTGAGGCAGTGAAGTGAAATGAGTTATAAGTCTACATGTTATATACTGAACCATCAGTAGAGGGGGATCATCAACAGGAGAACACAGAGAAATGTCTGAGTCTCTGACTTCAGGAGGTTTGTGTTCAAGTCTTGGCAATTCTTCTATTTATACCCATGTCTTATCCATATGCTCTTATTTTCCATGTCTGAGAGAGAACTGAAAAGAAAGCTATAAGGATTTACTGTAATGGCATTTACTGGAAAGTACTAGCCCATCTCAGCAAAATTGTGTTGATAACAAGAATGGCAAAACAATGATAAGCCTAGTTGATTATCAATAACATTCACAAGAAGCCTCACATTTGATAAAATATTCTGTTATACTTTTAATCTGTGTGAACTAGTCCATTCCAGGACAAAAGGCCCAACCATTTAACTGCAGTCGCACATTTTTWAAATGTGAACAGACCGGTGACAACAGGGCAATCTGTGCCTACAGTACTCAATATCACTGGAAGTGTGGACACTAACGCTGTATGGTCCTCGTCTTCCAAATGTATGAAAGAAATGCATCCTTTGAACCAATGTGAAATTCTCATATTAATTCTACTCTTTCTCTGCCAGGTATCGACTCCATCTCAGAACACAAAAAGATGGTGGACCCCTCGGATGAGAAGGCCTTGGCTGCAGCTCGGAGCCTGGAGGCGTTTGTGTGTTACCAGGACCTTTACCACATGTGGTGGAGCCTCAGCACTAACACAGCAGGAGCTCAGAGAGACATGACTAATGGACTGCACTCAGCCAGCGAGAACCACATCAATGGATTAGACAGCCACGTTACTGACACTCCAAATGGAGATGGGATGGGATGGTGTGTGAGCGCTCAGAATGGAGACGTGAAGATGGGAGTGCGTGTGAACGCTTGCCAGGTGCTGCTGTCTGAGCCCCACGCAACCTGCCAGGCCACACAGAGGGCTATAGCAGAGATCCAGCAGAGACTGGCCTCCATGGTGCACCAACACAGCCAAACCCAGGAGACTAAAGCCAGCCCTGGGGAGGGACAGACTGAAAGGCCCACCTCGGCCCAGGGCTCCACTCCAACAGACAGCCAAGAGTCCACTGATGCAGGACAAGGGTACAGCATAATTTTTCTCATTGTGTCTTTTGGACATTAGTTAGCTGTTTAGACTATAAAGACAACTGCAATAATTTGTTAGTTGATGTAAGTTAGTTATGATTGTCAGAGTTTAGTCATCTTTTGTTTTTCAGAGCTGACACTGAATCTCTACCCTGCTTGATTGCCATGGTTTCTGAGCACCACAAAGAGTTGGCTGACATCCCAGAACATGTCAAAGTAAGACACCCTCATACTTTTTTACTGAACTCTTTCCTGATGCCATTGTttttcaaatataatttttttcttcttcagaaaTATCCTTACCCAGATGTTCTGGAGTGCTGCTTAGTTCTGCTCTTTTTGAGTAAGAGTTCTGCTCTTGTTCCTGATCACCTAAAGAATGAAGCAGTGGCCTTGATCCGCAAGTATGGAACTACCTCTCTCCGCAAAGCCTCCCAGCGATTCCTATCTTAATGGTTTTCTTCAGTCTGAACAAAgtcaatgtaaaatgcacatcaaTAAACATTTTCACTAAGCTAAGTCTGATTTACTATACATGGGTATATGAATACCAGCCTTCAAATAAATTTGATTAAGTAGGATTTTAGTCTGACGTAACTGTTCAATCATTGTTAATTCCACTGCTGGGGGCCTAGGCCCACACATGTGTACATTACCATGGTTAGAGTATCCCTCGATCATAGGACCTGATGTCTAGTAGGCTCTAAATAAAAATTCCaggtcacagcaaaatatttaagaAATGGTTGCATGTCTGGCTCCAGCATCATCGGCACGATATGGATAAAAGGCTCTGCAGTGCGACCATTTCACTCATACGCACCTGAATATGTTGCTATGATCCTGGAATTTTAGCATCTCATTTTGCTCCTAAATGTCTGTGTGCCTACGTAGTCCAATTAAACCGCAACAATTGGTTCAATAAGGCATGCCatcaaacatagaaaatagattttttttaatatacaacTGTTTCAAACAATGCATGTTGTAAAAACAATAGCAACCACAAACCATCTGTTTTTAAACAGAGCAGTGAACAAATTAAAAGCAAATGTTGCACAGAACTGCAGTGTGCCCCTAACACATTTACTCAGACCAGCCTGGCACCCATCTAAAACATGCCGGCTTCAGTGAAGTTTTACTTTAAAATGGAACGATCCCTACAAGCATGTATCCAACAAAGAACTGGTTTTCTGATTGATACCAAGGCTTGAGCTACAGTTGGGTTTAAATAACGTTTGTTTTGAAAAGCAGGAGTGCAGAGAATTGTTGAGCACTTTCAAATGCTAAACTTCTTATTTGCAGTACAATACAAGAGCTGGtcccatgcttttaaaagagTTGTTACTGCAATGCTGATAAACAAAGGTTTCTGAATACTGGTCCTGGGTGATAAAGGCTCAATAGTGGTACAATAGGGAATTTGAATGTGACAATGCGCAGTAAAATCAACTATGACAGAACAAAATGGGTTCAAGAGGGGAGTCTGGTAACCAATGTCCTTTTTGCAGCTGGTGAAGCTGGATACAGAAATTAATCTCATGTCTTCTGGGAGTGGTGGGAGAAAAACATCTACTGGATGGGTTAAAACAAGTGYGGCTTCCACTTGATGGCCTTGCAGTCGATCAGTGCTTGTTGTTGGTTTCCTCTTGGGAAGAGCTTGAGATGCCGTTCTGATTTTGAGTGGACCCAGAGCCCAATCCATACAATCGCCCACAATACTTTGCATCATCAATGTTGTCTTCAAAGAAAAGCTGCAAAAGAAGACAACTTGTTTCATGCCAGTCCTCATCGAGACTAGTTCTCAAACTTCCCAATCATTTTTTCCTTCCTGACCACTTCAAAAAAAGACTTGACAGGTGTAAGTACTATGTTAAATCTCAGTTCTTTCACCTATTAGTTGTCATGGAAGACAGACAATACGTACCTCTTTCATCCTAAAGAAGGCCATCCCTGTGAGCAGCGAATCCGAACCGGCCTGGTGTTGTCTCCCGATCCTCTTTAGTTCCAGCTGGTCAGCCACCTCCTGGAGTCCTCCCTGAACAAACACACAGTTGACATTCAGCTAACTGGAGACATATGCTCTGCCTCGGGGGAAGTCAAAGGACATTTCATGTCAGTCACATtttggtgaaatatatatatatattttttaaggtgGACACCTCACTATAGGCCACCATTGACTAACTGAGGTGGTTTGATGAGCCATGCTTGTGTGATGGAGGAGACTTGACGACTTGCATTAGGTAATcaagctaatgcctaggcttcagctcagcaggctaacaaaGTTGAGACATTTGGCAGCCAACAGTGCTTTCATTGGTTTTGCAAATACCATAACATAATCAAGTTACCAGGAATGTCTCTTTACCTTCAAGTTTTTGCAGCTTTTCATCAGATATTTGACATCATAGATTGCAGGGAAGAAGAGATTGAGGATCTGGAAGAACTCATGTTCCTCCTCAGGTAGCCGAGTGTCTGTTAACAGCTTCACCAGGTAGCCAAAATCATACCCGCTGCAAATGAGAAACACGGCATGGAGATTCATTACAACTTGATTTCGCAAATGGGCACTGTTGGGAGTGTTCAtgactagggcccagagtttatCCTGTTTACCAGAAAAAAATGCTAGGCCCACTGACATCGCAACACATCCCTACCTGTGAAAGGAGAGCCACTTGACATTTTCACACAGCACTAAACCAGATGTCATCAGGAGCTCAGCAAAGTAGAGTGTGTCAATCCCCTCTTCCTCGTGCTTTTTGAATTGGAGGCCGGAGTTCTGAAGTAAGTCTATCGAGTCCTGGGAGTACATATCCTCTCTGTTTACAAAAGAACAGAATTGAGCAAACAGTGAAACAGACTATTACTCAAGAGCCCTCTAATGAGGCATCAGATCCTACCCCAAAAACATAAGCATGGCATAGTATTAATCTCATTACTGGCTATACTGTTTTATAACAAGGATTAAGACCCACGTTAAATTAAATTTGAAATTGAACTGCCATGTCGTCGTTCCAGGGGGATAGTCTCCATCCTCGTTCATAAATGACAGTCCCAGTTGGATGATTTTCAGAAGGTCCACGTTGCACCTCAAGAGCTGGTACTGGTAGTCTACCGTACTGCGAAACTCGCCAATGGGTCGAACCACCACTCCGGGGAATTCTGTGTCCTGTTGGAACAAGGACATCATTAATGACAAAAAAAGTTTACGCAATACATACCAAAACCTTCACAGATCTACTAAGAATCAATGAAAAAGTTAGCATAAGGCGCATTTAGCAAGATATATTACCATGGCAATGAAGTTGTAGCTTTGAATTATCTGTCGGATTTTCCTCATTTCCTCATCCACATTGCTTGCCCAGACCTCACAGATAATCTGACTGGTATCTGCCAGTGCAGCTGGCATTTTTGCAGGTTGAGGAAAGGACTGAAAACCCCGACAATTCTGCAGCACTTTCAGGGAACAgtctgttgaaaaaaaaacaatcactCTGTGGGTAGCAAGAAGAGGTTTAACGTTATCTATGCTAATCATCAATTAACTGCATTTGAAATGCAAAATGATAGTTATTAAATTTGTGTGCAGTAGCTAGACTTAACACAtaagatatatatacacacacatatacacacacacaaaagtatgtagacaccccttcaatttGTGGGTtcagctatttcaaccacacctattgctgacaggtgtataaaaatcaagcacacagccatgcaatctccatagataaacattggcagtagaatggccttactgaagaactcagtgactttcaacgtgtcactgtcataggatgccacctttccaacaagtcagttcgtcaaatttctgccctgctagagctgcccggacaactgtaaatgctgttattgtgaagatgaaacagaacaggaccgccgagtgctgaagcatgtaaaaatctgtccttggttgcaacttcagcacaagaactgttcgtagggaacttaatgaaatgggtttccatggccaagcagccacacacaagtctaagatcaccatgcgcaatgccaagcatcgactggagttgtgtaaagctcaccgccattggactctagagcagtggaaatgctttctctggagtgatgaatcacgcttcacaaatctgggtttggcagatgccaggagaacattatgcatagtgccaactgtaaagtttggtggaggaggaataatggtctggggctgttttcatggttcgggttaggccccttagttccagtgaagggaaatcttaactcaacagcatacaatgacatactagacgattctgtgcttccaactgtggcaacagtttgggaaaggctcttttctgtttcagcatgacaatgcccccgtgcacaaagcgaggtccatacaggaatggtttgtcgagatcggtatggaagaacttgactggcctgcacagagccctgacctcaaccccatcggtcacctttggaatgaattggaacgtcgactgcgagcctCACATCAATGCCCtacctcactaatggtcttgcggctgaatagaagcaagtctacgctaaaatgttccaacatctagtggaaagcctttccagaagagttgaaggctgttatagcaacaacggggggaccaactccatatgaatgcccatgattttggaatgagatgttcgacgagcaggtgtccacatacttttggtcatgtggtgtacaTGTAGCTACATGGCTGGGCGCYTAAATCAAAACCTGACTGGCCTGAGTGATGCTAGCTAGATTAAGAGCAAACGAACTTGGCTGGATAAAACAACCCCGATTTTGGTTTTCTGCAAATGAATTAGTTTATTGTATAAACACTGAACTAGCTAAGGTTACCTAGCAACAATTAAATGACGGACAacaagctatatacagtagccaaCTAGCATCCAAATGACATGTAGCATTAGCTGACGTTAACTAGCCCAGTTACAGTCGAAACAATATAGTATGCCAATGGCAGCTAGCTAGTGAGCCACACTGGAAGTTAACTAAAATAAAATGTTCGCTACCTCGAATCAGTCTTCTATTACACATATTTAGCTACAACAGCACGTAGCCAAGCTACATTGGGATACCTAGATAGCTCAGTTTGCCAGCATTGGTGAAGTCaagatggctagctagctggaaACCACCAGGCTAGCCAACTCACTTTG
Coding sequences within it:
- the cnot8 gene encoding CCR4-NOT transcription complex subunit 8, yielding MPAALADTSQIICEVWASNVDEEMRKIRQIIQSYNFIAMDTEFPGVVVRPIGEFRSTVDYQYQLLRCNVDLLKIIQLGLSFMNEDGDYPPGTTTWQFNFKFNLTEDMYSQDSIDLLQNSGLQFKKHEEEGIDTLYFAELLMTSGLVLCENVKWLSFHSGYDFGYLVKLLTDTRLPEEEHEFFQILNLFFPAIYDVKYLMKSCKNLKGGLQEVADQLELKRIGRQHQAGSDSLLTGMAFFRMKELFFEDNIDDAKYCGRLYGLGSGSTQNQNGISSSSQEETNNKH